A window of Chitinophagales bacterium contains these coding sequences:
- a CDS encoding zinc-dependent metalloprotease yields MFAQRRTGTPPAAPAVADTTKKPTPPARPATGPKPYKEVITAKAVSDEGLFTVHKVEDKYYFEVPNSLLGRDILVVNRLSKAAAEMRAGGFFGYGGDQIGENIVRFEKGPDDRVFLREISYAEYSKDSSSPMFRSVSNSNVQPIVASFEVKAFGKDSASTVIDVTSFVASDNEVLYFNSGLKRALSIGGMQADKSYIVSMRSFPINVEIRTVKTYGRAPSPGAAGGAAPTGNLTVELNSSMVILPEVPMQARHYDDRVGYFTVGYTDFDANPQGVKSIRLAKRWRLEPKDEDMEKYKRGELVEPKKPIVFYIDPATPEKWVPYLMQGVNDWKIAFEKAGFKNAIMAKRAPTWEEDSTWSLDDARNSAIVYKSSAIPNASGPSIADPRSGEIMESHINWYHNVMQLVHDWYMVQASMSDAGARKMNFDDELMGELIRFVSSHEVGHTLGLRHNFGSSSTVPVENLRNKAWVEANGHTPSIMDYARFNYVAQPEDNITRAGMFPKIGDYDQWAIEWGYRRFPQYSSPEAEKTHVNNWVIEKLKNRRLWWGDGEANRDDPRSQSEDLSSDNIKASQYGIKNLQRIVPQLAEWTKEPNEDYSNLRNMYSQVSGQFNRYMGHVSRHVGGIYRTPKTVEESGSVYEIVPKANQQSAVSFLNQQLFTTPTWLINKDIFARTGQSGLTVIGGIQDNVLRSLLSTGTLTKLVEAESNLGTAAYRITDLLGDLKKGIFSELSGNKPVDIYRRNLQKSYVSQLSGLINPPASPTISLGGGAISLGGSNIDKSDIKSVVRAHLSQLRSEARAAASSNPDSMTRYHLQDLVSRIDEALDPK; encoded by the coding sequence TTATCCAAGGCTGCTGCGGAAATGCGTGCCGGTGGATTCTTTGGTTATGGTGGCGACCAGATCGGCGAGAATATAGTACGGTTTGAAAAAGGACCCGATGACAGAGTGTTCCTGCGCGAAATTTCCTATGCCGAATATTCTAAGGATTCTTCTTCTCCGATGTTCCGTTCTGTTTCCAATTCCAATGTACAGCCGATTGTTGCCTCTTTTGAGGTGAAGGCATTTGGAAAGGATTCAGCCAGCACGGTCATTGATGTCACCAGCTTTGTGGCCAGTGATAATGAAGTTCTTTATTTCAACAGCGGGTTGAAAAGGGCTTTATCGATCGGTGGTATGCAGGCAGATAAATCCTACATCGTTTCCATGCGTTCTTTCCCTATCAATGTAGAGATCAGAACCGTGAAAACCTATGGCCGTGCTCCTTCACCCGGCGCAGCTGGCGGGGCAGCCCCCACCGGCAACCTGACCGTAGAACTGAATAGCTCCATGGTTATTTTACCCGAGGTTCCCATGCAGGCCCGTCATTACGATGACAGGGTTGGTTATTTCACTGTGGGGTATACCGATTTTGATGCCAATCCCCAGGGTGTAAAATCCATTCGCCTGGCTAAAAGATGGCGCCTCGAGCCTAAGGATGAGGATATGGAAAAATATAAGCGTGGTGAATTGGTTGAGCCCAAGAAACCCATTGTGTTTTATATTGACCCTGCTACCCCCGAAAAATGGGTACCCTACCTGATGCAGGGCGTGAATGATTGGAAAATTGCGTTTGAAAAAGCCGGCTTCAAAAATGCCATCATGGCTAAACGCGCCCCCACATGGGAAGAGGATAGCACCTGGAGCCTGGATGATGCCCGTAACTCAGCGATCGTTTATAAATCATCCGCCATCCCCAATGCCAGTGGCCCCAGTATTGCTGACCCGCGTAGTGGGGAGATCATGGAAAGCCATATCAACTGGTATCACAATGTAATGCAATTGGTGCACGACTGGTACATGGTACAAGCTTCCATGAGCGATGCCGGTGCCCGCAAAATGAATTTTGATGATGAACTGATGGGTGAACTCATCCGTTTTGTTTCTTCACATGAGGTAGGACATACCCTTGGTCTCCGTCACAACTTTGGTTCCAGCTCCACTGTACCCGTAGAGAACCTGCGGAACAAAGCATGGGTAGAAGCCAATGGACATACCCCGTCGATCATGGACTATGCCCGTTTCAACTATGTAGCCCAACCTGAAGACAATATTACCCGTGCGGGTATGTTCCCTAAGATCGGTGATTACGACCAGTGGGCCATTGAATGGGGTTACCGTCGTTTCCCTCAATACAGCAGCCCCGAGGCCGAGAAAACCCATGTTAATAACTGGGTGATCGAAAAACTCAAGAACCGCCGTCTCTGGTGGGGTGATGGGGAAGCCAATCGCGATGATCCACGTAGCCAGTCAGAAGACCTGAGCAGTGATAATATCAAAGCCAGTCAGTATGGTATCAAGAACCTGCAGCGTATCGTTCCCCAATTGGCCGAGTGGACCAAAGAACCCAATGAGGATTACAGCAACCTGCGTAATATGTATTCTCAGGTGAGTGGTCAGTTCAACCGCTATATGGGACATGTATCCCGTCATGTAGGTGGAATCTACCGCACACCGAAAACAGTGGAGGAATCCGGCTCTGTGTACGAGATCGTACCCAAAGCCAACCAGCAAAGCGCTGTTTCCTTCCTTAATCAGCAATTGTTTACCACACCAACCTGGTTGATCAATAAGGACATTTTTGCCCGTACAGGTCAATCCGGACTTACTGTGATCGGTGGCATCCAGGACAATGTGTTGCGCTCATTGTTGAGCACAGGAACACTCACCAAACTGGTAGAGGCTGAATCCAATCTCGGCACAGCCGCTTACCGGATCACTGATTTGCTGGGTGACCTGAAGAAAGGAATTTTCAGCGAACTCTCTGGGAACAAGCCCGTGGATATCTATCGCAGAAATCTGCAGAAATCCTATGTGTCTCAATTGAGCGGACTGATCAATCCTCCGGCATCTCCGACTATCTCTCTTGGTGGCGGAGCAATTAGCCTGGGTGGTTCAAATATTGACAAATCAGACATCAAGAGCGTTGTTAGGGCCCATCTGTCGCAATTGCGCAGCGAAGCCCGTGCTGCCGCTTCTTCCAATCCCGATTCCATGACCCGCTATCATCTGCAGGACCTGGTGTCGAGGATTGATGAGGCTCTTGATCCAAAATAG
- a CDS encoding ABC transporter permease — protein sequence MVTRDILSLSWRSVRGNKLRTGITVAIIAVGIMALIGIITAIKAMNQKLTESFSTMGANGFTIRYRERNIRFGGGGNEIQKEKKGQKKEKKSSIGRIITKEEAELFKQHFKFPATVGISAFAQRNGLVSFESKKTSPNVFVFGADENYLALNGFKLLAGRNMSIQDVNSGRYVCIVGYDVANNLFKGKPEKAVNAIVRMNNIPYRVLGVLASRGSSFGFSRDNIFITGYINSKKQFNSGFSYTLAIMTDQVNQVEEAMGESEGVFRAVRKLTTTEGNNFVIDRNDSVAEKAINSLGFLTISATVIGLITLIGAAIGLMNIMLVSVTERTKEVGLVKAIGGKSSSVRLQFLLEAILISLLGALFGIILGILLGNLAATVFNTGFVVPWQWVGLGIAICSLVGLLAGLYPALKAGKLNPIEALRYE from the coding sequence ATGGTCACCCGCGATATATTATCCCTCTCCTGGCGTTCCGTACGAGGCAATAAGCTCCGTACCGGTATCACCGTGGCGATCATCGCGGTTGGGATCATGGCGCTTATCGGGATCATTACCGCGATAAAGGCCATGAACCAAAAACTCACGGAGAGTTTTTCCACCATGGGGGCCAATGGATTTACCATTCGTTACCGGGAGCGGAATATTCGCTTTGGTGGCGGCGGAAATGAGATTCAGAAAGAAAAGAAAGGACAGAAGAAAGAAAAAAAATCAAGCATCGGTCGGATTATCACAAAAGAAGAGGCCGAGCTTTTCAAACAACATTTCAAATTTCCGGCAACCGTAGGCATTTCTGCCTTTGCCCAACGAAATGGACTCGTCTCCTTTGAGTCCAAGAAAACAAGTCCCAATGTATTTGTATTTGGGGCCGATGAAAATTACCTCGCGCTGAACGGATTTAAATTATTGGCTGGTCGGAACATGAGCATACAAGATGTGAACAGTGGGCGCTATGTATGTATTGTGGGGTATGATGTGGCCAATAACCTTTTTAAGGGAAAACCAGAGAAGGCTGTTAATGCCATTGTGCGAATGAATAATATTCCCTATCGCGTGTTGGGTGTATTGGCCAGTCGGGGATCTTCCTTTGGGTTTAGCCGTGACAATATTTTCATTACAGGCTATATCAATTCCAAAAAGCAATTCAATTCCGGTTTCTCCTATACCCTTGCCATCATGACCGATCAGGTGAATCAGGTCGAAGAAGCCATGGGCGAATCAGAAGGGGTATTTCGGGCTGTACGCAAACTCACCACAACAGAAGGAAATAATTTTGTGATCGATCGAAATGATAGTGTGGCGGAGAAAGCCATCAACAGTCTTGGCTTTCTGACCATTTCAGCCACGGTTATCGGATTGATCACGCTTATCGGGGCCGCAATCGGTCTGATGAATATTATGCTTGTATCCGTGACGGAAAGAACCAAGGAAGTTGGGTTGGTAAAGGCCATTGGTGGCAAAAGCAGTTCCGTCCGTCTTCAATTCCTGCTCGAAGCTATTTTGATCAGTCTCCTTGGAGCCTTGTTTGGTATCATATTAGGTATTTTACTGGGCAACCTTGCCGCAACGGTTTTCAACACCGGATTTGTGGTCCCCTGGCAATGGGTAGGGCTGGGTATTGCCATTTGCAGCCTTGTCGGACTCCTGGCAGGTCTCTATCCTGCACTCAAAGCCGGGAAACTCAATCCCATTGAGGCTCTCCGATACGAATAG
- a CDS encoding MotA/TolQ/ExbB proton channel family protein — translation MADTKPTAAATVKATSVQVKKSSNAISWLAPILCIIAGYAFWRFVLGADSGFGIPDKDGGFWPDHKEPKNALHRIYEGGIIVPLLIGMFLMVVVFSIERLLTIRKALGSGSIADFIRKVQYHLANRNVEAALSECDKQRGSVANVMRAGLRRYKEMTVNNELDTEQKVLAIQKEVEEATALELPMLQKNLVFLSTITSVGTLIALLGTVMGMIRSFSALGSDEGGGSNAAALAIGISEALYNTALGIGTSAIAMIMYNVFTTKIDSITYGIDESGFTLTQSFASLYK, via the coding sequence ATGGCTGACACAAAACCGACTGCCGCAGCTACAGTTAAGGCGACATCTGTGCAAGTGAAAAAAAGCTCGAATGCGATTTCCTGGCTTGCCCCCATTCTATGTATTATTGCTGGTTACGCTTTTTGGCGTTTTGTACTCGGCGCTGATAGTGGATTTGGGATCCCCGATAAGGATGGTGGATTCTGGCCTGACCACAAAGAACCCAAGAACGCTCTTCACCGTATCTATGAGGGTGGTATCATCGTTCCCCTTCTGATCGGTATGTTCCTGATGGTTGTAGTATTTTCTATCGAACGTTTGCTGACCATTCGTAAAGCATTGGGTAGCGGCTCTATTGCCGACTTCATCCGCAAAGTACAGTATCACCTGGCCAACCGCAATGTGGAAGCCGCTCTGTCTGAGTGCGACAAACAACGTGGTTCCGTAGCGAATGTAATGCGCGCCGGTCTCCGTCGTTACAAAGAAATGACCGTGAATAATGAACTGGATACAGAACAAAAGGTATTGGCTATTCAGAAGGAAGTAGAAGAAGCTACTGCCCTCGAATTGCCCATGCTCCAAAAGAACCTGGTATTCCTTTCCACGATCACCTCGGTAGGTACCCTGATCGCCCTGTTGGGTACGGTAATGGGTATGATCCGCTCCTTCTCTGCCCTTGGTTCCGATGAAGGTGGTGGTTCAAACGCAGCTGCCCTGGCGATTGGTATCTCGGAAGCCCTGTATAATACCGCCCTCGGTATCGGTACTTCGGCTATCGCGATGATCATGTATAACGTTTTCACTACCAAGATCGATTCAATCACTTACGGCATTGACGAATCAGGCTTTACACTGACCCAGAGCTTCGCTTCCCTGTACAAATAA
- a CDS encoding biopolymer transporter ExbD — protein sequence MPSVKIPKKSTDVDMTPFVDVAFLILTFFIMATKFKPPEAAEITTPNSVSTELLPDNDAILVSVDSAGRVFFEMLVQASPQLKYDVISNMNTTRNLGLTQEEMTKFKNKVPAVGMPIAQLKSYLSMNEEEMKRVKMPGIPVNDSLGGELYFWIRDAISVMAGKKTNYLIKGDNNTKYPIFDQVLNAFKKNDIYKFNLVTTPEGVPANTDRDRLNKAILSQRK from the coding sequence ATGCCAAGTGTTAAGATACCAAAGAAGAGTACGGATGTGGACATGACCCCCTTTGTGGACGTGGCCTTCCTGATCCTTACCTTCTTTATCATGGCCACCAAATTCAAGCCACCGGAAGCGGCCGAAATTACTACGCCGAATTCTGTGTCTACTGAATTGTTGCCTGATAATGATGCCATTCTGGTCTCCGTGGACAGCGCCGGACGCGTTTTCTTCGAAATGTTGGTCCAGGCCAGCCCCCAGCTTAAATACGATGTGATCAGTAATATGAACACAACCCGTAACCTGGGACTGACTCAGGAGGAAATGACCAAATTCAAAAACAAGGTTCCAGCCGTGGGAATGCCCATTGCCCAGCTGAAAAGCTACCTCTCCATGAACGAAGAGGAGATGAAGCGGGTAAAAATGCCAGGCATCCCGGTGAATGACTCCCTGGGCGGTGAACTTTATTTCTGGATCCGTGACGCCATTAGCGTTATGGCCGGGAAAAAGACCAACTACCTGATCAAAGGAGACAACAACACCAAATATCCCATCTTCGACCAGGTGCTCAACGCCTTTAAGAAGAATGATATTTACAAGTTCAACCTGGTAACGACACCGGAAGGCGTTCCTGCCAATACGGATCGTGACCGCCTGAACAAGGCTATTTTATCGCAACGTAAATAG
- a CDS encoding biopolymer transporter ExbD, producing MASIDTGGGDSGHKKGPGVKKAKKMSTRIDMTPMVDLGFLLITFFIFTTTMSSPSTMDLFMPKDTEKDEDQNKAKQSGALTILLAKDNTAYYYEGELAPDASNFKSVKFSELRQIIINKKKDVISRYVNDPKCVETKLTESKARGREKTRAEAEDECKQADMVVVIKPNKESTYKNTVDILDEMTINNIKRFALVNISPVEDELIAKTEGASGGQ from the coding sequence ATGGCAAGTATAGATACCGGTGGTGGTGATAGCGGTCATAAGAAAGGACCGGGTGTGAAAAAGGCCAAAAAAATGTCGACCCGTATCGACATGACACCGATGGTGGATCTCGGGTTCTTGCTGATCACGTTCTTTATCTTTACCACAACCATGAGCAGCCCCTCCACAATGGACCTGTTCATGCCGAAGGATACCGAAAAGGACGAAGATCAAAACAAAGCCAAGCAATCCGGCGCCTTAACCATCCTCCTGGCCAAGGACAATACCGCCTATTATTATGAGGGCGAACTAGCCCCCGATGCCTCCAATTTCAAATCGGTGAAATTCAGCGAATTACGTCAGATTATCATCAACAAAAAGAAAGATGTGATCAGCCGTTACGTGAATGACCCGAAATGTGTGGAGACAAAACTCACGGAATCCAAAGCCAGAGGCCGGGAAAAAACCCGCGCTGAGGCCGAAGATGAGTGTAAACAGGCCGATATGGTAGTGGTAATCAAGCCCAATAAAGAATCTACGTACAAAAATACCGTGGATATACTGGATGAGATGACCATCAACAATATCAAGCGTTTTGCGCTCGTGAATATTTCCCCCGTAGAGGATGAATTGATCGCCAAGACCGAAGGGGCTTCAGGCGGACAGTAG